GCTGGGTACGATCGACGATCTCAAGAAGCACCCGGCTCAggaagttgaagagaattcTTAATTGATTTAAATAGCATAAGAACACATATATACAGATTCTGAAGAAGGCCTTATTCTCTTGCTTCGTCATTAACCGCGCGAGACTCAAAAGAGCGAGCCTGACTACCTCTTTTCGATTCAACTAATGAAATTGGCTAAAGAGATACTGCAATACATGTCAAAGCCAACAATTGCATCGAAAAGGTGTAAAAAATATTGCTTAGTGATAGATCAAAGCGATAATGGGACGTGGCTCAAGTTTGCCACCAAACCGAGCAATTACGCTAGCCGAGTCATGATGAACCTAGCCTTACTTGTGCTTCTGAATTCGCTATCAGCGATCATAGTCCAGGCAAAGGTACCGCTCGAACTGAGAGCAAAAATAGTCATAGGGGCTATCGCGTTTTGTCTCAACTCGTTATTATTAAGAAGACCTCCAATTGAATCTTTAGTGGTGTATCGAAACTATGGGGTCCAGGTTACTACAGTCCGTGGTTTCCTTCTGTTGCCGGACCAATTGAATATTAAATGGCTTGgtcaaagtcaattcaTTCCTAGAGATGAGATCGTGGACATAGTAATCAATGAAGGGTTTTGCCGGGGCTTTCAAGTCATTTTCTACTTGGCCGTCATCATAAGGGATGCTAAGAAGCTCAAACTGCTCTTTCCTGTATGTATTAAAAGAATCAAACACAGATTTCCAAGACTTTTACTAACACTAGACAGGCCACAAGACCCAGCTTGGATGACCAAAAGATCATTTATAATATGTCTAGAAAGTGTCTTTTCATCGACAAGAAGCGCTTTCATAGCTAGAGCCGTGTGCTGAGATGAGcatcgaagatgaaaaattcgtcaagttgaaagagtcCTAACAATAACTGAGAAAAAGGTTCTACAATTACTGATAATAGTGAGGTGAAATGGGTAGAAAGCTTAAGGGTAAGCCAAGCCATAAGAGTCTGAAAACtactcttcaaagacatcaAGTCCGGGAGAAAATCAGACAATTGCACAAGAATAAAGAGCAAAACAAACAGCAGAAGAAGTCCCAACCAAATGCCAAAGTAAGAAAAAACCAGGAACTACAGAAGTTGAATGAAGCTAGTTTCAGCGCGTTTCAGAAGGATGAAACGCTCCTACTGGTCGGAGAAGGTGATTTCTCATTCACCAGATCTCTcattgaggaagaattccTGAAGGCAGAAAATATAATAGCGACTAGCTATGATAGTTCACCTTCGGAACTCGAACTCAAATACCCCcactctttcaaagagaactatgattttttgattcaaaataaaGTCAAGATGATGTTTAAAGTTGATGCTATGGATCTAATAAAGACATTGACTTTGTCAAAAAGAAACGCCTGGTCTAAACTTTTAGGATCATCTTGGAAATACAAGAGCTTACAAAATATCATGTTCAATTTTCCGCATACGGGGAAGGGTGTTAAGGATCAAGATAGAAACATTGCTGATCATcagcaattgatctttggATACTTTAGAAGCTGCAAGAAATTGTTCGAGTTGGTCAATGCTCCAATTTTAGAAGCCAAAAACTCTTATGACCAAGGTTATACGGCATCAGAGGGGAAACAAGATTTAACACCTGAGGGATATGGTAATATTCTCCTTTCCGTGTTCACTGGGGAGCCTTACGATTCTTGGATGATTAAGAGTCTTGCTAAAGACAACGGTTTATGCGTTCAGAGGTCTCATAAATTCGAATGGAAGAATTATCCACAGTATCATCACAAAAGAACGAACAGTGAACAAGAGACTACAAAACCAGCTGAGGAAAGAGACGCTAGAATCtatatctttgaaaaattcgaacGTGCAAAGAAGGCGAAATCAAAAGACTTGAGCGACGAGGAATGAAAGGAAACCAAAAACCATCAATTGTAATATAATCTATGTAATTTATGTCGGGTACATCTTTATGAAGTCAGTCTCTGGATATTTTTTCTTGTCGATGGGATCCACAActtcaaactcttgcaaGTCTGCGAGATTGGAACGATTCAAGTTAAGTGCCAAagctttcaacttctttgcATCGTAGATATTACCGTTGGGTAGCATCACCGGATTCTCGAACAATTTCGATTGAATGTGATGTGCATAGGGCAGATCCTTGGCAATTGGAGCAAATTCTTCACTGCAAACAGGACATGTTGTGCCAAGGACGTCCTTCTGCAAGTATTCATCTAGTTTTGGATTATCCGAGGAGACAAATTCTTTTCGATGTAGACATTCCTTTGTTTTTAACGTCGAAATACCAAGGGAAAGGTACATAAGCAGGGGTTCCTTGTGTGAAATACCGTACATGGAATAATATTCTTTTGAGAAAAGTTCATTGAGAGTTGACCACCTCTTTTGATCCAATAAATCTGTGTAACGCGCAAGATCGGCATTCTTATTGTATTGTTTAAAAATCACTTTGTTTACCGTCGGTGGGGTACTCGTTCTCTTAGCAACTTTTTTCCGGAAGAAATGTTCATAAATGTCATCCTTTGATCTTAGATTTGGCTCCGTATTATTCTCGTCATTCGTAATTATTTGGGGGTCGATAGAGTCGTTAACCTGTAgttttgattcttcttgccgGCAACTGTTGATAAAGACAAGTAAGCCTGAAGCCAGCTTCAGATCTGAATAATTGCTTTCAACAAAAGGCAGTAAAAATTTCTGAAAACGTCCAATAGCACTCTTGTAATCACCAGCTTTCAACAATTCCACGTAATCCTGTAATCGTGCTTCAAATTCCAGAAAAGAGcgattcttcttcaggaaaACCTTGTTTTCCCCTATCCAATGAAGCAGAGGTTCCAAGTTATGATCGACCGTGAGAGATTTAGAGATTCTGTTAGCCGCCAGTAAGATATCATAATCTAGCAAGCTTTCCAACTGTTGCTGCTTCAAGTAAGTTACACCGGGATTCCACATCTTCCCATCCTGCAACGTTACGgaatcttcatcatcctgaaGAGAATTTAAATGGACCTGATCATTCCTTATGAGATAGTCTGCTATGAGCACATTCGTGTATTTTTGGTACCAATCTGTCAGTTTTGAGACATCTTGTGATTCTTTTGCATTCTGCAGTCCATGAAAGAACTTCAATCTTGAGTCAATCCTTTCCAGCAGTCtcaactcttcatccacCCTCTTGGTCAATTTCCTCTCAAACAAGTCCACTTTCCGTATAATCTCATTCAATTTGTTTAAAGCTAACTTATCTTGATCCAAAGAGTTTGCTTGTAATGATACATTCAACTCGCTGAACAAACTTTGCAGTGTGGAGGACTCCCTTTCTATAAGCTTGTGAACTTGTCTTACATTCTTACGAAGCAACTCATGTGGAATGTGGAACAACTGTTCATTTAGCTTCAGATGAAAGTCCGTGCTTGGCTCATGAATAAGCGAACCCATCTTGGCCTTTCCCCCTCTCTGACAGTTCAAGTGTTTTGTTGAAAGTGCGAATCCCTTAAGCGTTATGGAAAATTATTTACAAATCATGTTTATAGAgtatgaaaaattcctgGAACCATCGAGTAAGGAAACCATTTACGTAGTGTTTTTAATATATCTATCATCACAAAGAtgccaatttctcaatgacAGCTTGAGTAAATTCCGTGGTGGAAGCAGAACCACCAATATCAGGAGTAGTAGATTTACCCTCGGCGATGACTTGATGAACGGCATTTGAGATCTTGGTAGCAGAAGTGCTTAGACCCAAGTGATCCAACATCAAAGATGCCGACAAAATCATAGCAGTTGGGTTAGCAATGTTCTTGTCCTTGATATCCAAACCAACGTGTCTGGAACCTGGCTCGAAAACAGCGTACTCTCTACCGTAGTTAGCACCAGCGACCAAACCAGGGCCACCAATCAAAGCAGCACCGATATTACCTAAAATGGTACCGTACATGGAAGGAGTAACTAGAACATCGAATTGGTGTGGTTTGGCGACCGTTTGCATCGAAGCGTTATCAACGATGATGGAACCAACCTTAACATCTGGGTATTCCTGTTCACCGACTCTAGTAACAACATTTCTGAAAAGACCATCACCCAATTTCATAATGTTGGCCTTGTGAACAGCTGTAACTGCGTGTCTGTTGTATTTCTTAGCAAAATCGAACGCAAAACGAGCGATTCTCTCAGTCTTATCCTCAGTCATAATCTTCAAGGACTCAACAACGCCGGGCACAGATTCGTGCTCTAGACCAGAGTATTCACCTTCGGTGTTTTCTCTGATAACCACTAGATCCACATTTGGGATCTTAGTCTTAACACCTGGAACAGACTTGAAAAGAGCAACATTGGCGTAAATATCCAGTTCTTTTCTCAAAGCCACATTCAGAGAACCCTTGCCAGCTTGATCAGCGGCAGAAGTGTGCCAGATACCTTTCAAACCGATCTTGTTACGTTTCAAAGAGTCCACAGCGGCCTGAACACCTTCCTCGTGGTCCAAACCGGAGATATCCACACGGTCCCAGTCAATAGGCAAATTCTCAGCCTCAAAGATTGACACCACAGAGTCTGTAACCTCTTTACCAACACCATCACCGGGTATCAACGTGACTACGAATCTGCCACCATATTTCTTAGGCAGCACTTTCTCAGCAGCCGCTACAGATGCAAACATTCTCTTACCTACGGCTGATCTCAACATTATGTGTATGGGCCTATCCACCTCGCTTGGCTGCCCTTGTTATAAGAGGGATCAACAGTCCTTTATTGTTatattatatatatattcgATACGCGAACCGCTTTCTCCTTACCAAGAATGACGGCGCCGAGTTTCGCTGTTGCGGCAGCCGAGATCGGTATGTGAAATTAGGAAGACGACACGTGACCCGACTGGTCAGTGGTCAAAGATTTAACTACTATTCCAAGAGTACCAAGTAATAAAACTTGTACATCGATGAGGTTGAGACGAGCAAGATGAAGCAGGCTGCTAGAGCATATCGTGATGTTATTAGAGCGATGGTACGGGGCGACCGTAGGTCGCGGATCGCTCAACGTGCAGAAGAGACTCGGAAACAGATCGCCATGCTTACTTATAAGCGTATGAACATTGTAAGACAACAGAATGAGACTAAAGATGCTATGTTGAATGCTAGTTTATTTAAAGATTTGCAATTACTGAACAGACAGGTGGAAACGCTTAAACGCGATAGAGCGGAGAACGATAAGAGCCTGCTCTTTGTTCGAGACACCGCGCTTATTCGCGATAGCTTGTTGCAGGAAAGAGGTGACAACGAAAGGCTGGTTCAACATCTGCACGATATCGGTTCTTTCCTGACAAACCAAAGGGAGTACGACGAACTGATCGAGCGTTATAATGGTAGTTCGAAACTGTCGCAAGAGGAAACCGTTAGGAGGACGGCTGGTAAAGTGGGGTTGCATGTGCCATTTTAAGCGCTAACAAGTGGTAGGACCTGTTTGCGTGCGTGACAAGTCGACCATAATGCTCCATAGGACCACGTTAGGTCGTGGGCTCCTTGTAAATAGCCTGTGTACTTGTTAAACTGTTCGCTCATCTCGCCTGCGTCGCTTACATGTTCGCGCATCTTGTCGAGGAAGGATTCTCCCAGATCGAATACAGCGGTCATTGTTTGCCCAAACGCTGGTGAGCCCCAGGGGATAACTAATTGGTATTCCTGGTCCGTGTAATGTTGGAACCCATCGAACACTAGTGTCCAAAATTCAGATTCCCAACGGTTCAGAGGAATTACCAAATCTCTTTGTAATTTGTAATTTTCGAGAATCAAACGGTACAGCAATTCGGGAGCCGCCGAGGTGGCTAGAAACCATGGGTTGCCTTCCGAAGTGCCCACACCATCGTAAATGTCTTCAGGGTATCTACCTAATGCGACACCGATGTTTAAAGGAGCCCTCTGGTGGTTTATAGGATAGATAACCCCCATAGATTTGACTAACGAATACAGAGTGTTTAGTACACCGGTGTCGGTAACGCCAAATGGTACACCGACGTCAAAATTCTCGGCATGTGTCAATAGAGATCCGATGATAACTGCGATATCTAAACCGCATCTTTGGTTTAGTACCGATGGAGTTTCCACGATATAATTCTTATTAGGATTGATAAACCCTGAATCAAAAGTCAAGAATTGAGCCATATCATTTAGACATTTACGCAAATCCTGTAGCAACACTTGCTTATCAAACCGGGTCCATTCGTTCTCTGACTTCTCGAGGAAACTAATGGCCATCTTTATAGAAGTAAATTGCACCAATGAAGTAAAAAAATGTTTTCCATTAACTTCTTCCCACAGATCAAACGAATCCTCTTTCCAATTAAACATAATGAACCTTAGATCCCAGTATAttatttgttcaaataaTTCTGTATCATTCCTAAATATCAGGTCGGCGCCAAAGCCGCACTTCTCAATAATATCTTCCAGCGCGACACCATTAAGCGCCAATTCATGTAATAAAGTGAAAATAGTAAGAGATCTCAAAGGAGGACCATCATTTTGCGGTCTCCCCCAATTCTGTGTAAAAGGCTTATTATCAACCAACCATTTGGGTTCACCCAGCCCTCTCAAAGGGTTCCCATCCTGACCATCCACACCCTGGCCAGATGGATTATCTGatctttgcaaaacatAGGAATTATTCACGTATTTCAGTACTGTTCTAGCCAAAGTCACATTGACCGCTCCCGCGCCCGCATCATAGGGAGCCACTGTTACAGGGAACAAATTGTTGACTACCGTATGCATCGTAATGGCCGCATCACGAACCCATTGGTAAAAATAATCCGGCGCGGACTTGGAAGGCGAAGCGATCACAACACCCTCAACAACTCCTTCAGATACCAGATGATCCCCGTTCAACTCAGAATCAGCCACATTTTGTAAGAGTCTCTCAAACGACGACTCACACTGCACATCGACCCATTCGCTGAAATTAGCCCTATTAATACTATAAGGGGCCACTGGCTTTAAATTAATCTTTCTATAGTagtctttcaaaggaagCGAAGTTGGATGCGCGGAGTCAAAGGGTTTAAAAAAATCCACTATCGTAACATTTctatcttcatcttcaaaactCCAAGGCGCTCTTGCAACCTGCAACTCCGATTCGAGCGGCAGGAAAAAACGATACGCAATAAGAGATATAATAATAATTAATGTGAGAACGGACAACGCATGTTTGGAACCACGGTGGGAACCGTTTATCGAGCCCTTCATTGGTGAGCAAAACAAGTCCAAGAAAAAAAGGAGAGTGTTTGAGTTACAGCAGTTTATATAAACACCTTGATTACACAAAGACTAGGCATCGTAGTAGCAAGCAATAAAAAGCTTAATCTCTCAAACGCGATGAGATCAAAATTAATGATCTAACATATTACCCGCCCAGAGAAGCCTCAGTCACCACGGACGAAACCGTAAAAACCaactttcaattttcaaCAGAATATGCGCGCCCCTCGATGTGCGATTCCTCGATGTGCGATTCCTCGATGTGCGGATCCTCGACGCTAGTACTGCCCCCCACGTTGACGTCAACATGCTTGGTGGATCACTCATTATCAGCTCGGTCCAGCTGAACATCATGAACTCGTGGTGACGAAATgattgttgaagatgaagtcATCGGATAACCGATACGACAGTGATGAGTCTTATTGAGGTCGAgaaaatatatatatataaataTATAGATGCTCGAGACGGGAAGTACATCGAAGTCTTCTTGTAGAAGTAGATCAGCAATCAACACTAATATACCCGACAACACACAACACACAATGATCAGTGACACTCCATTCACTCTAACACATGACTCTAAGCTTGATGACCTGCTGGCGGCAAACAAGCAATGGTCCAAGAGCATGAACAATCTACATCCAAGTCTTTTCCCAGAATTTAACGGGAAGGGTCAACAACCACACACTCTATTCATCGGTTGTTCCGACTCCCGCTACAACGAAACCTGTTTAGGTGTGCTTCCGGGTGAAGTCTTTACCTGGAAAACTGTCGCAAACATTTGCAACCCAGAAGACTTGACTCTTATGGCTACATTAGAATTCGCAATCAGATGTTTAAAGGTTAACAAAGTCGTCGTGTGCGGTCACACCGACTGTGGCGGTATCAAGACATGTCTAACGGGCCAATTAGAGCCTCTAAAAGATAAAGAAGGTCTAAACTGCGGACATTTGTACCAATACTTGCATGATATCGATGAACTACATCGCtcagagaaagaacaattaGCCTCCTTCCCTACCTTAGAAGAAAAGAGCAAGTATTTATCACACTGCAACGTCAAGAGACAGTTTGCGCAAATCATGAAAAATGACACTGTAAAGAATGCAATTGTAGCCCAAGAGCTAGAAGTCTACGGACTGGTCTACAACGTAGACTCCGGTCTGCTAGACCCCGTCATCGCTAACTAATTAACTAAACTTTACGTATTATACACTTTGATATTATGATCCTTTTCTCAACTTCCTTGCATTAGTAATTATCAGTTTTTGGTCTCGGCTCGATCGCTTTGTAgcaatttcatcatcaatgcGAAAGAGAAAAGCCGTTCTTTTTACCAAAGGGCGTCGTGTTCAGCCTTAAAGCTTCTTTTCAGTAAGCCTCAAGGGCCACCCTAGACCCGGATTGAAATGTCGAGGGGGATCGGCTCTGTAAGTTTTATATAATACTAAACTGCATGGAAACAATAGTAGTAGTTTTATTGATCCTCTTGTTCTTGCTTACGAATTACAAGCAATGGTTAAGAGAAAGGATGGAGGGAATCCGCAAGAGGTCACCGGGGGTGGATTGAAGTATGCGATCCATAACTTGGATCTATCGACAGTGGAGTTGTCCACCAGTCCCTTAGACGACTATCAGAGACTTTTCTTTGCGAGGTTGCTATCTAGACCTAATGTAGATCAACGACGAAACTTGGATGTTAAGAGAGTAACTTACAAATCGAGCATCGCTGAAGCGTTTGCCAATCCTGCTTGTGTTGTGCCGGACGCGGGGTTGACTCACGATGGCGCGTCTCCGAGAATGCAGTTCTCCCAGAGAAGACCCAGTGGTTCTGCCAAGTATGTGCTCGACTGTTTCGAGTACCAGTTACCTGATGTGCTATTAGGCGGTCAATCTGGTCTCGAGCAGTTTACTTCGTTGTCCGAGGGATCGAAGGCCAGATTAGGGCTCGATGAGCATCCTGGGAGAGTATTGAGTGGGACTATTTCGATGCCAGGGGATCCAGCTCAGTCGGAAGGTTTTGTGGCTCCAACGCAGGGCGAAGGAGATGAACTAGTTGCAAATCCCTTGACGAAGAATCAGCAGTTCAAGTTGCGGAAAATTGATCACAGTTTACAGCAGAATAGTAAACTTATCAACCCAAACAATTGCGTCCTGTGGACTCACGAATCAGGTTACGTGTTTTTAACAGGTATCTGGAGACTGTACCAGGACGTCATGCGTGGGTTAATCAGTCTCCCCAGGGTGGATGATTCGAATAGGGCAGAAGTACAGGAAGTAtgcaagaaagaattggattATATCAGTACTACTGCCTTTTATGAATCTGGGGCATGTCCGCCGGCAGGTTATAGTGACAGGAGAAAAAGGCGTCAATCGGCTGGTTCCGATATGCCTAGTTCCACGGGACAGGGATCTTTGAGCTCACCCACAATACCGACGTCGGCTAATCCCAGCTCCTCAGTCACTCATTACACTGATTTACATTGGAATGGCTTATCTCCAgatttgaagcagatgATGTGCGACACGTACCGAAACCATTTGATTCATGAGAAGGGGTTTTCACCACAGGACTTAGTCAAGTGCGATTTCGCCGAGGTGATCAAACGTGTTCGTGGTGGATATATCAAGATTCAAGGTACTTGGCTGCCTTTGGAAACTGCAAGGTTACTTTGTGTAAGGTTTTGCTATCCAATAAGGTATCTACTAGTACCTATATTCGGACCCACTTTTCCCACTGATTGTGAAAATTGGTTCAAATACATTCAAAATCAGCTCAAGATAAGAGAGGCCAACTTGAATAAGCTCTCACCAAGTCCAGTTGATGTGGGCACTCAACCcaggagaagaaaaaggaGAGACTCCACTAGATCAAAGGTTAGTAAGCCAGTAGGGAATGAACTCTTGAATGCTTTCCAAAATCTGTTGGATATCTCAAAGAATCCTCCAGTAGCAAATCCTACACCAAAGCAGATTAGTAGGAGGTCGTCATCATGCGCACCGGAATGCGCTTTGATGCAAAGAAGATCGTCACTGGAGAAATTACCACCGATCAGTGCAATAATGCAATCAATCTCCCCTCGTTCATCGGTGGGACATCACAGTGATAGCGGGTATACTCCGCTAAGAAATATACACAGAGATTCAGGGATGGAATCGCAGCCCCCAATACATCCCAATCCAACTGTACAAACACTTTCACATTTGGCATCATTTTATAACACCAATGGTCATAGGTATTCGTATCCCGGAAACGTCTACATGTCTCATCAGAGACCAGTGTCAAATAAGATGCAATTAACACCAAATGATGGACTTTTTGAGATGTACATGAATAAGACAAGTTCAGCTCCAATGCAGGAGGTTTCAGTGAAATCAGAAATGACCAATGCAACGAACTACAAGCCTGTAAATTTCACTGATGGTTCTGACAAGTGGTTCCCTCGCTCTAGAGCCCAAATTTCAGGTAGCGGTAATATTTCTAATCCCGCCAGCCCTggtcaaaagaataatGTGGCTAcactttcaacttcataTCCCGAGATGAACGCACCCATGACGTATTGGTTTAGTGCTACTCGCTGAGGTACTGTACATGAACACTAGTCTGGTACATACTTATAATCTATACTAGATTGAATATTACTTCAGATAATGATAACAACTTTCTGgattctgaaaaaaaaattgcTTCCAACCAGAGTCGAACTGATGATCTCCACATTACTAGTGTGGCGCCTTACCAACTTGGCCATAGAAGCTGAATTTTGATATTAACAAAATTCATAGGTAACGTATAAGTAAAAAGTAAGCAGAAAGATCAGGCACGTGAGATACTGCTGTCAGTGCTTCTACGAAGTTTTAGCGCACTATTGACAAATAGTAAGCTGCAAATTCGAGAGAGAAGGGCCTTTTCAGTCTGTGGATCATTGAGTGATGGATTTCATTGACCTTGAAACGTTCTCTGCGGTCAATTCGACTACAGAGCGTGGGTCTAATGATACGTTGCCAGAACCTTCGTCAACACTTAATTTATCTGCTTTCCCAGTGAGCTCTAATCAAGACCAAGGCAGTTTCAAGATCCCAGATTTTCACAAGCGGAACCTGAGTGAGGTTGATCCGAAAGAGAATATATATGATCGTATGGCCCAGCATGCGACACTGTTCATGAAAAAGCTCGACCTTGATGTAACTGAATCGATTGTTACTGatgattcaagaaaaattaCTTCACAGTTCACAGAGCCAACCAAGGCGTCCTTACCGGGTCTAGAAATTGATGACCTTGTGTCGAACAAGAAAGTATCCGCCTCCAAAATTACGGATCAAGTTTTACTTCAAAAGTTGTCAAGGGTGCTCAACGAATATACTGTGACGAATTATCATACAAGATCGCAGATCAGAAAATCATTACAATCCTTAGAAGAAAACaaggaaagattgatgcttgatgatgagaagcTGATCGATCCTGGTTACGTTGGAAATCTAGCTAGGAAATCTATGAGAAGTGATCTCGAGAGCGAGCTACTAAAAGATCATCTAACTATCTTGGAAGAGCTCACCCCCATAATAAGGAGAATAAAACGGCTGTCTACTTCAGTCGAGAAAATCAAGAACGTCGGACATACAATTATTGA
The window above is part of the Torulaspora delbrueckii CBS 1146 chromosome 3, complete genome genome. Proteins encoded here:
- the XBP1 gene encoding Xbp1p (similar to Saccharomyces cerevisiae XBP1 (YIL101C); ancestral locus Anc_2.274); its protein translation is MVKRKDGGNPQEVTGGGLKYAIHNLDLSTVELSTSPLDDYQRLFFARLLSRPNVDQRRNLDVKRVTYKSSIAEAFANPACVVPDAGLTHDGASPRMQFSQRRPSGSAKYVLDCFEYQLPDVLLGGQSGLEQFTSLSEGSKARLGLDEHPGRVLSGTISMPGDPAQSEGFVAPTQGEGDELVANPLTKNQQFKLRKIDHSLQQNSKLINPNNCVLWTHESGYVFLTGIWRLYQDVMRGLISLPRVDDSNRAEVQEVCKKELDYISTTAFYESGACPPAGYSDRRKRRQSAGSDMPSSTGQGSLSSPTIPTSANPSSSVTHYTDLHWNGLSPDLKQMMCDTYRNHLIHEKGFSPQDLVKCDFAEVIKRVRGGYIKIQGTWLPLETARLLCVRFCYPIRYLLVPIFGPTFPTDCENWFKYIQNQLKIREANLNKLSPSPVDVGTQPRRRKRRDSTRSKVSKPVGNELLNAFQNLLDISKNPPVANPTPKQISRRSSSCAPECALMQRRSSLEKLPPISAIMQSISPRSSVGHHSDSGYTPLRNIHRDSGMESQPPIHPNPTVQTLSHLASFYNTNGHRYSYPGNVYMSHQRPVSNKMQLTPNDGLFEMYMNKTSSAPMQEVSVKSEMTNATNYKPVNFTDGSDKWFPRSRAQISGSGNISNPASPGQKNNVATLSTSYPEMNAPMTYWFSATR